GCGCAACGGCCAAGTTTGCGCTGTCGTTGCTGTTGTAAGCCGGGAAATTCACTTCCGGAACCGGCACCTTGCCGCCGTAGTAATCTGGGTTCGCCTTCATCGTGTAGTCCTGCGGGGAGAACTTATCCAGGATGAACGGTCCAGTACCCACTGGGTTCGGGTTCGTATATTTCGCTGGGTTGCCCACCGTCGACCAGATGTGCTCTGGTACGATAGGTTCCTGCTCGATGTACATCGCGAACGGAACGTCCGCCTTCTTGAAGGTAAACACGACGGTGTCGTCACCTTGTGCCTCGACGTTAGTCAATTCCGACCACACGCCGGAGGTGTCAATCGCCGGGTACTTTTTCAGCAGGTTGAAGGTGAAGACGACGTCCTTCGAGGTAAACGGCTTTCCGTCTGACCATTTCGCTGCCGTGTTCAACTTGACGGTCAATGTTTTGTTGCCGTTGCTCCAGGTTGCGGTCTTGCCCAACAGCGCATATTGGTTGGAGCTGACGAGGCTATCGTAAAATAATGGCTCATAAATAAATCCGAAGGTCCCGCCATTCGCGGTGGTCTGGTACTGGAACGGGTTGAAGTTGCGCTGGAAGCTGCCGTACGGCGCCGGAACGATGGTCATCGGCTTACCTTGAGCAGGTGTGGAACCACCTCCTGCCGACGAATTCGATTGATTCCCCGATGCTGTTGTCGAATTTCCACATCCGGCCAACGACGCCGTCATCGCGGCTACAGCCCCTGTAACGAGACCTATTTTCCATTTGTGCAACACGACATTTTCCCCCTTCTCAATTTGAATCGCTCGCATCAACAAGGTGATAGTCCGCTGATTCCCGTTCACCACCCCCCAACAGTCCTACGGATCTTTTTGTATCCGCTTACAAAACGGATATACCCTTATATCTGGGTTCTGTTCAGGTTGCAGACTGTGTCCCGTACTATCAATTCCGTCTCCACGGTCATGACACTAGGTGGTTTGCTTGACGTGTTCATGAGTTCCAAAAGTTCCTTTGCCGCCCGTTGCCCCATTTCCTCCGTATTCTGGCGAATGGTCGTCAACGCCGGCGTCACATATCTCGCCAAGCTAATATCGTCAAAACCAACAATCGAAACATCCACTCCAGGGCGATAACCGGCCTCCGCGATAGCTTTCATGGCCCCAATGGCCATCATGTCCGACGCACAAAAGATAGCGGTCGGTAACTCTGACGCACCCAACAGTTTTTGAAACGCCTGGTACCCAGAGGGTTCCGTAAAGTCCCCTGAGATGACCCACTCCGAACGGTATGGAAGTGCCCACTCCTGAATTCCCAATTGATACCCAAGCATCCGGTCGTGTCCCGGTTTCGTGCCAAAGCGATCACCAATGAACGCAATCTTTCGATGACCGTTCTCCACTAAATATTGAATCGCTTTTCTCGCGCCACCCACGTTATCAGAGCAGAGATAACTAGCCCTTGGCCCGAACAGATCTAGATCTACAGAGACAACGGGAATTTGGCTTCTCGACAAAGCGCCCAAGCCGGGGTTCGTCCGCGGAACGCCAAGAAGAAATAGCCCGTCGACGTCACGGTGTTTGGCCCGCGACACGAATCCCTGCGTCGCACTATCCTCCCGCAAATCTGAAAAAAACAGTAAATCATAGCCAGTAGCGCCGACGACATCTTTAAAACTGGCAATGACGTCATGCAAAAATGGATGTCGAAAGCCACTGTTGACATGATCTTGAAAGAATACGCCAATCGTCATCGAGCGGCGCGTGACCAGACTGCGGGCGACGGCATTGGGCCGATAGCCCAGTTCGTCCGTGATGCGCTGGACTTTCTCACGCGTCTTCATACTGACGTCTGGATATCCATTCAACACTTTTGATACGGTTGTCGCCGAAACACCAGCTCGTTTCGCAATATCGTATATCGTGGTCATAGGCAGCTTCCTTTTACATGGCCCGATTGAATGCGCTTGCAACCCTGTACACAGCACAGCGGCCTGAAATCGCTTTCGACAATACTTATATTCTCTATCTCACACGACATTCCTTCTGATGTTCACAAAAAATTTCGTTTTCTACAGTGGTTACTTCGCTTGAAACATCGACAGCATACCGAACGATTCGGTATGCTGTCCGCCTGATTGGCCACATCTCATGCATTTTCCCAGGTCAGACACTGAGCGCCCGGTGATGTGCGATTTGGCCACTATACCACTTGCCGCTATCCTTGACCGTACGGACTTGCGTATCGTAATCCACATACACCATACCAAACCGTTTGGAATACCCGAAAGCCCATTCGAAATTGTCCATAAACGACCACAGAAAATATCCCTTGAGGGGACCGCCCTCATCGATAAACCGCTTGGCTGCCTCTAAATGGTCTGCCACGTAATGGATGCGCGGCTCATCGTGAATGGCACCTTCGACCAACTCATCCTGAAACGCAGCGCCATTTTCCGTGATGACCAACGGCAAATCGCCTGTGTAATCACGTCGCAACCAAGTGAGCAAGCGATACAACGACTCAGGGTGAATCTCCCACCCCATGTCTGTCACGCGGTTGGCCGGTGGTGGAACCACCTCACTCTGCAAGTGCGCATTCGCCGTTCCTGCTCGAAACACGTTGCGCGAGTAGAAGTTGATGCCAAGGAAATCGATTGGCGTCGAAATCATTTCGAAATCGCCCGGTTGGATAAAATCAAACACACCCAACTGTCCCTCGACCCACTCCACCATATCCTGCGGATAGTGACCTTTCGAAATCGGTTCGATAAACCAGCGGTTGGCAAAACCGTCCTCTCGTTTTGCGGCCGCTATGTCCTCTGGTTTGTCCGAAGCGGGATCCGCCCAAGTAAAGTTCAGCGTGATGCCAATCTCACCTTGGTACCCACCCCCCCGATACGCCTCTACGGCTTTGCCGTGCGACAAAAGAATGTGGTGCGCAGCGGCGTATGCTTCCCGCCAATCGCGGTGACCGGGTGCGTGGTGGCCCAACCCGTAACTCAAGAAGGACGCGCACCAAGGTTCGTTATGCGTAATGAACTTTGGAACCAAGTCGCCGAGTTCATCGAACACCTTTTTCGCGTACTCGACAAAATAGTCGACAGTCGCGCGGTTCGCCCAGCCACCTTCGTCCTGAAGGTATTGTGGCAAATCCCAGTGATAGAGCGTGACGGCCGGCTGAACGCCGTGTTTGTGTAGCGTTTCTAGCACCCTGCGATAAAAATCTATGCCCGCCTGGTTGTACACGCCACGTTCGGGAAAGATACGCGGCCAGGAAATCGACAGCCGATAAGCGGGAATGCCGAGATCGGCCATTAATTGAATGTCGTCTTCGTATCGATGATAGTGATCACATGCTACATCACCAGTGTCACCTTCGAAAACACACCCCGGCGTGTGAGAAAAACGATCCCAAATCGATTCACCACGGCCATCTTCCTTCACCGCGCCCTCGATTTGATAGGCAGCAGTCGCTGTGCCAAATATGAAATCGGACGGAAAGTCGATAAACGGTCTAGTCAAGATTCCACATCCTTCATGGTTCTATCATTCCTGATGCGCTTTCACGACCGAACAAAATTGCGATATAGCCAAACGCCACAATCCGTTTAAGCGAGGTCTTCTGCGTAATGGCAGGCCACGTGGTGGTCCTTGGCCAATTCGCGCAACCCTGGCGTCTCTTCGCGGCACCGGTCTTTCACAAACGGGCACCGGTGCGCGAACGGGCATCCCACTCGCCCTTCCAACAAGTTCGGCGCTTCATTCGTCGTCTCTGGCAGCGGAATACTCCAGTCGCTGCCCGGTGTCGCCGCGAACATCAGCCGCGTGTACGGGTGATACGGCTTCTCCAACAGCTCCGCCGACGGCGCCGTCTCCATCACGCGCCCGCCGTACAGCACCATAATCCGGTCGCCAAAGTAGCGGGCTGAGGCGAGATCGTGGGTGATGTACAAATACGACAAGTTGAAGTCCCGCTTCAGTTCATTCATCAACTCCAAGATGCCCGCACGAATCGACACGTCCAACATCGATATCGGCTCATCCGCCACGATGAACGCTGGGTTCACAGCGAGCGCACGGGCTATCGCCACGCGTTGGCGCTGACCGCCAGACAGCTCGTGCGGAAACTTCGCCCGAAACTCGTTCACCGGCGTCAGCCCGACACGTTGGAACAAATCCTCTACTTGTTGCGAGATCTCCGCATGGCTGCCTCCACGATATTTCTTCAAGGGGAACATCAAGTGCCGCTCCAGCGTGCGCACGGGGTTGAGTGACCCGAACGGGTCTTGGAACACCATCTGCGCCACCTTCCGGTACTTCGTCAGCGCCGTCCCTTTGATGTGCGTCACGTCCTGGCCTCCGACTTTCACCGTACCTTCCGACGGTTCCAGGATGCGCACCAGGGAACGGCCGATGGTGCTCTTACCACTGCCCGACTCTCCCACCAGCGCCAGCACTTCTCCCTGCTTGATGCGAAAGCTCACGTCGTCCACTGGTGTGATGAACGCCTGCTTCCCCTTCTGCCGGATTGGAAAACGGATTTTCAGGTGGTTGACTTCGATAAAGTTTGTCTGCTCGGCCATGCCATGTTGCCTCCCTTCACTTCGTCGTACAGGTGACACTCCACCAACGCGTGCGCCAACTGATGCAACGCCGGGCGCACTTGCTTGCACGCCTCCGCCGCAAACGGGCACCGCGGATGGTATGCGCAGCCTTTCGGCAGGTGCAACAAGTCGGGCGGATGCCCGGGTATCCCTTGAATCTCTACCTCTTCGTGCGTGAGTCTGGGGATGGCCCGCAACAGTCCCTCCGTGTACGGATGGTGTTCTTGACCGAGTTGCAACGTCTTCGCGTCCGTGTTCTCGACCACGCGCCCTGCGTACATAATCGCCACGCGCTGGGCGAACTCCGCCACCAAACTGAAGTCGTGGCTGATGAACAAAATGGCAAACCCGCGCTGCTTCTGCAGCTCCTGAATCTGGTTCAGAATCGACCGCTGCACCACTACGTCCAGCGCCGTCGTCGGTTCGTCCATAATCACCAGCGACGGTTCCAGCGCGATGGCAATGGCGATAACAATTCGCTGACGCATACCGCCCGACAACTCGTGGGGATAGCTGCTCAAGTACTTCTGGTCTATGCGCACCAGTTTCAGCAAGTCCACCGCCCGCTCCCGCGCCTCTTTATACGACATCGAGGGTCGGTGGCTCCGGAACGTATCCACGATTTGCTTCTCTATCGTCATCACGGGGTTCAACGCCGTCATCGCGCTTTGGAACACCATCGCCATCTCGCTCCAGCGAAACGTCCGCAGTTCCTTCTTGCTCATCGAATAGACGTCCCGTCCGTTCACGCGGATGGTCCCTTTCGTCAACCGGGCGTTGTTCTTCATCAGTCGCATGATGGCGTTAGCCATCGTCGATTTCCCCGACCCCGACTCGCCTATCAACCCGACCACTTCGTTCTGGTACACCTTCAGGTTGACATCGCTCACCGCCTGCACTGGTCCAGACACCGAATCATAGACGACGGATACATCATCAAGCTCCAATACGGGCACTCTTGCGTCCACGGCGTTTCCCTCCTTGTTCCTGGCGTAACCGCGGGTTCGTGATTTGGTCGATACTGAAGTTCATCAGGACCAGAGACAGCCCCACGAGTGCAATGCCAAGCCCCGGCGGCACAAACCAGTACCAAGCGCCATTGAGCAGCGCGCCGCCCGATTGCGACCAGTACAGCATCGTCCCCCAACTCACCGAGTTCACGCTCTCGAGTCCGAGAAAAGCCAGGCCCGATTCTGCCAGAATCGCACCCAAAATCGCGAAAATGATGTTCGACGCAATCACACTCGTCATATTCGGGATAATTTCCGTCACCATGATGCGCAGCGACGATGCCCCCGAAAGTTTCGCCGCCGTCACGAATTCCCGTCCGCGCAGCGACATTGCCTGTGCGCGAAATACCCGCGCCCCCCAGGCCCAACCGGTCAACCCGATAATCAGCCCGTTCAATAGCGGCGTCGTGCTCTTCACCAGCGACTCCACCACAATCAACAAGGCCAAACTCGGCAACACGAGGAAAATATTCGAGATAAAGTTGAGAATGTTATCTATCCAGCCACCGTGGTAGCCGCCCGTCACCCCGAAAATCAAACCAATGAACGTCGAGATAAGCCCTGCGCCTACCCCCACAATCAGCGTCGCACGCGTACCGAAGATGAACTGTGAAAAGATATCCTGACCGGTCGTCGTCGTCCCCAACAGATGTTTGGCGCTCGGGGCCAGGTTTTGCGTAAAGTTGGTCGACAGCGGGTTATACGGCGCAATCAACGGTGCAAACACCGCAATCACCACGAAAATCAGAAACAAAATCACACCGATAAGCGATTTCCAATTCCCAAAGAACATCCGGAGCATATTTGCGTTTTTGCGCCGCTTGGCCACAGGCTCCGCAATGGGTTCCGTCGGCGACGTAATCGGTTCCGTCATCATACGGCCGCACCTCCCGTCCGAACGCGTGGGTCGAGTCGGCTATACAGCAAGTCAACAATCAAGTTGGCCAACAGCACCGCCAGGGCAATCACCAGAAACGCGCCCTGAATCAGCGGGTAATCCTGCTGTAAGACCGCCGCGTTCAGCTGCGCGCCAATCCCCGGGTACGAGTACACGACTTCCGTCAGAATCGAACCACTCACCACGTTGCCGATGGCGATCGCGAAACTCGTGATTTGTGGCAGGATGGCGTTGCGCGCGGCGTACATCATCACCAGCCGCATCGGTCGCACACCCTTGGCCTCGGCAAAGGTCACGTAGTCTTCACCCAAGGTCAAAATCATATTGTTGCGCATGCCAATCAACCAACCGCTGAACGACCCCAGGAAGATGGTGATGGCCGGGAGAATCCCGTGTCTCAACGCGCTTAGGAAAAACGCCCACGTAAACGATGGTGGCGTGTCATCTGCATAGCCATGGGCAATGGGAAACCACCCAAACTTAAAACCGAACACGTATAGCAAAATCAGTCCTGTCCACATATACGGGGCTGCCTGAACAAACAGCGACGCAATCGGCAGCGTCGTGTCGAGCACCTTGCCGCGCCGCCAGGCGATGAGGATGCCAAGCCCTGTTCCTGCGAACACCGAGATCAACGTCGTAATGCCGACCAATCCCAGTGTCCACGGCAAGCTCTGGCCAATGACGGTCGTCGTCGGCGTCGGGTAGTAGGTAAACGAGAGTCCCCAGTTACCGGTCAACAATCCTTTGAGGTACGTCACATACTGCACGAAAATCGGTTGATTACTGAATCCAAACTGCAATTCCAGTGCGTGCATGGCCTGTGGCGTCAGGTTGTTCGAGAACTTTGCGAACATCGCCTGCGCCGGATCGCCAGGCATCATGCGGGGCAAGATGAAGTTGATGGTCACAGCCGCCCACACCGATACGACGAAAAAGATTAAGCGGTTCACCACATATCGCATGATGCTTCCCCTCCACAAGTAACGCGTCGTTACACTTGGGGGGTTGGGCGGGATTCACGCCCGCCCAACCGCAGCCCAGATTAATTGGTTGGTTTGAGGTGCATAATCACGATGCCAGCTGCCGGCCACGACCATGGTGCCGGGGAAACGTATGGGTTATCCGCACTCGGCCAACCGGTGTAGTTCTTGGTGCTGTACTCGTACCACGTGCCGCCATAGAACAGCGGGATAGCCGGAAGTTGCTCTGCGGCAATCTTCTCGAACTTATACATCGCCTCTTTTTGCTTCTGCGGGTCAGATGTCGACTCGAATGCCTGGAAGGCGGCATCCGTCGCCGGATCATTCCATTGTTCGTAGTTCATACTGCCGTGCGAAGCGTACACGTTCTCGTCGATGTAATACGGGTTCGGACCGCCGCCGGACGATGCGATGGCCAACTGGAACTTGTGACTCTGCAGCGCCGCTTCATACCCTGCGTACTGCATCTGCTGCACGTTCACTTGAACACCCAGCTGTTTCAGGTTCTGCGCGATAATCTGTGCATCTGCGTCCCAGTCGGTCCAACCCGAAACCACCGCCAGGTTGAACGAAAGCGGTTGCCCACTTGGCGATACGAAGATGCCATTGCTGTTCTTCTTGTACCCCGCACCCTCAAGCAGCTTTTCTGCCTGCGCGGTGTCGTAGGTAAACTTCTGGTCTGCTGCCGGCAAATTCGGGTCTATCCAGTCCTTGTTCGTCGGCAAAATCGTCGTCGGGCTCGCAACTTGCACATATCCATACTCGCCCTTGTTCGCCAAGTCGTCCCGGTTAATCGCCAAACTCAACGCCTCGCGCACAACCTTTTGGCTGAGAATCGGATCTTTCAAGTTTGGCAGTAGGTTGACCACATTGTTCGGCGGGAACCAGTACTTGTTGTTCGGGCTCTTCGACGCGTAGACTTTGTCGATGTTCTGGATGAACTGCCCTGCCCAATCCACTTCCCCTTGCGCCACGGCCAAGTTTGCGCTGTCGTTGCTGTTGTAAGCCGGGAAATTCACTTCCGGAACCGGCACCTTGCCGCCGTAGTAATCTGGGTTCGCCTTCATCGTGTAGTCCTGCGGGGAGAACTTATCCAGGATGAACGGTCCAGTACCCACTGGGTTCGGGTTCGTATATTTCGCTGGGTTGCCCACCGTCGACCAGATGTGCTCTGGTACGATAGGTTCCTGCTCGATGTACATCGCGAACGGAACGTCCGCCTTCTTGAAGGTAAACACGACGGTGTCGTCACCTTGTGCCTCGACGTTAGTCAATTCCGACCACACGCCGGAGGTGTCAATCGCCGGGTACTTTTTCAGCAGGTTGAAGGTGAAGACGACGTCCTTAGAGGTAAACGGCTTTCCGTCTGACCATTTCGCTGCCGTGTTCAACTTGACGGTCAATGTTTTGTTGCCGTTGCTCCAGGTTGCGGTCTTGCCCAACAGCGCATATTGGTTGGAGCTGACGAGGCTATCGTAAAATAATGGCTCATAAATAAATCCGAAGGTCCCGCCATTCGCGGTGGTCTGGTACTGGAACGGGTTGAAGTTGCGCTGGAAGCTGCCGTACGGCGCCGGAACGATGGTCATCGGCTTACCTTGAGCTGCCGTGGTCTTACCCGATCCGACAGCATTTCCGCCATTGGTACTACCGGTTCCACAACCGACGAGAGAAGCTGTCATCAATGCCGCTGCGCCAGTCACGACGCCTACTTTCCATTTGCTGTTCATGTATTTGTCCCCCTATCATACTGTCTGACACTGAAGGAAACCGAGCTTTTGTCAACCAGCACACCACCCCCTAAAAGATTCTTTCGATTCAAAATAAAACTGATAATTGCATTCGCTTACATATGAACCCTTTCAAGCGAATGCGAATTCTGTATTCGTATTCATCGGATCATGCGATGTTCCTGACTGTCCCTCGAACGACCAAGCTGGTCTCCACGGTGATGACACCAGGCGGTTTATTCGTGGTGTTCATCAATTCGAGCAATTCAGTCGCTGCACGCTGGCCCATTTTGTCCGTATTCTGCCGTATTGTCGTCAATCCAGGTGACACATAACGGGCGAGTTCAATATCGTCAAAACCGACAATTGAAATCTGTTCTCCGACATGGAGACCAGCCTCCGATATCGCATTCATCGCGCCGATAGCCATCATATCCGATGCACAAAACACCGCAGTTGGCAATTCCGCCTCGGCAAGCAGCCGACGCATCGCCCGATAACCCGACGTTTCGCCAAAGTCCCCTTCGAGTATCCACTCCGGCCGGTACTCTAGTGCGTGCGCCTGCAGCGCTTCTTGATATCCGAGCATCCGATCATGGCCCGGTTTCGTGCCAAACCTGTCGCCAATGAAGGCAATTTTCCGATGGCCATTGGCCACCAAGTGGTCGACCGCCTGACGCGCACCACCTACGTTATCTGAGCACAAGTAACTCGCTTTCGGACCAAACAGATCTAAATCGACTGAAACGGTCGGAATTTGACTGCGAGAAAGCGTCGCCAAACCAG
Above is a genomic segment from Alicyclobacillus acidoterrestris containing:
- a CDS encoding ABC transporter ATP-binding protein, with product MAEQTNFIEVNHLKIRFPIRQKGKQAFITPVDDVSFRIKQGEVLALVGESGSGKSTIGRSLVRILEPSEGTVKVGGQDVTHIKGTALTKYRKVAQMVFQDPFGSLNPVRTLERHLMFPLKKYRGGSHAEISQQVEDLFQRVGLTPVNEFRAKFPHELSGGQRQRVAIARALAVNPAFIVADEPISMLDVSIRAGILELMNELKRDFNLSYLYITHDLASARYFGDRIMVLYGGRVMETAPSAELLEKPYHPYTRLMFAATPGSDWSIPLPETTNEAPNLLEGRVGCPFAHRCPFVKDRCREETPGLRELAKDHHVACHYAEDLA
- a CDS encoding ABC transporter permease — protein: MRYVVNRLIFFVVSVWAAVTINFILPRMMPGDPAQAMFAKFSNNLTPQAMHALELQFGFSNQPIFVQYVTYLKGLLTGNWGLSFTYYPTPTTTVIGQSLPWTLGLVGITTLISVFAGTGLGILIAWRRGKVLDTTLPIASLFVQAAPYMWTGLILLYVFGFKFGWFPIAHGYADDTPPSFTWAFFLSALRHGILPAITIFLGSFSGWLIGMRNNMILTLGEDYVTFAEAKGVRPMRLVMMYAARNAILPQITSFAIAIGNVVSGSILTEVVYSYPGIGAQLNAAVLQQDYPLIQGAFLVIALAVLLANLIVDLLYSRLDPRVRTGGAAV
- a CDS encoding LacI family DNA-binding transcriptional regulator, with the translated sequence MTTIYDIAKRAGVSATTVSKVLNGYPDVSMKTREKVQRITDELGYRPNAVARSLVTRRSMTIGVFFQDHVNSGFRHPFLHDVIASFKDVVGATGYDLLFFSDLREDSATQGFVSRAKHRDVDGLFLLGVPRTNPGLGALSRSQIPVVSVDLDLFGPRASYLCSDNVGGARKAIQYLVENGHRKIAFIGDRFGTKPGHDRMLGYQLGIQEWALPYRSEWVISGDFTEPSGYQAFQKLLGASELPTAIFCASDMMAIGAMKAIAEAGYRPGVDVSIVGFDDISLARYVTPALTTIRQNTEEMGQRAAKELLELMNTSSKPPSVMTVETELIVRDTVCNLNRTQI
- a CDS encoding LacI family DNA-binding transcriptional regulator codes for the protein MTTIYDVAKRAGVSVATVSKVLNGYPDVSARTREKVQQITAELGYHPNAVARGLVTRRSMTVGVFFQDHGNRGFRHPFLHDVIASFKDSIGEAGYDLLFLTEHRGNDGVFRGFESRAKQRDVDGLFLLGVPRTNSGLATLSRSQIPTVSVDLDLFGPKASYLCSDNVGGARQAVDHLVANGHRKIAFIGDRFGTKPGHDRMLGYQEALQAHALEYRPEWILEGDFGETSGYRAMRRLLAEAELPTAVFCASDMMAIGAMNAISEAGLHVGEQISIVGFDDIELARYVSPGLTTIRQNTDKMGQRAATELLELMNTTNKPPGVITVETSLVVRGTVRNIA
- a CDS encoding GH1 family beta-glucosidase, with the translated sequence MTRPFIDFPSDFIFGTATAAYQIEGAVKEDGRGESIWDRFSHTPGCVFEGDTGDVACDHYHRYEDDIQLMADLGIPAYRLSISWPRIFPERGVYNQAGIDFYRRVLETLHKHGVQPAVTLYHWDLPQYLQDEGGWANRATVDYFVEYAKKVFDELGDLVPKFITHNEPWCASFLSYGLGHHAPGHRDWREAYAAAHHILLSHGKAVEAYRGGGYQGEIGITLNFTWADPASDKPEDIAAAKREDGFANRWFIEPISKGHYPQDMVEWVEGQLGVFDFIQPGDFEMISTPIDFLGINFYSRNVFRAGTANAHLQSEVVPPPANRVTDMGWEIHPESLYRLLTWLRRDYTGDLPLVITENGAAFQDELVEGAIHDEPRIHYVADHLEAAKRFIDEGGPLKGYFLWSFMDNFEWAFGYSKRFGMVYVDYDTQVRTVKDSGKWYSGQIAHHRALSV
- a CDS encoding ABC transporter substrate-binding protein: MNSKWKVGVVTGAAALMTASLVGCGTGSTNGGNAVGSGKTTAAQGKPMTIVPAPYGSFQRNFNPFQYQTTANGGTFGFIYEPLFYDSLVSSNQYALLGKTATWSNGNKTLTVKLNTAAKWSDGKPFTSKDVVFTFNLLKKYPAIDTSGVWSELTNVEAQGDDTVVFTFKKADVPFAMYIEQEPIVPEHIWSTVGNPAKYTNPNPVGTGPFILDKFSPQDYTMKANPDYYGGKVPVPEVNFPAYNSNDSANLAVAQGEVDWAGQFIQNIDKVYASKSPNNKYWFPPNNVVNLLPNLKDPILSQKVVREALSLAINRDDLANKGEYGYVQVASPTTILPTNKDWIDPNLPAADQKFTYDTAQAEKLLEGAGYKKNSNGIFVSPSGQPLSFNLAVVSGWTDWDADAQIIAQNLKQLGVQVNVQQMQYAGYEAALQSHKFQLAIASSGGGPNPYYIDENVYASHGSMNYEQWNDPATDAAFQAFESTSDPQKQKEAMYKFEKIAAEQLPAIPLFYGGTWYEYSTKNYTGWPSADNPYVSPAPWSWPAAGIVIMHLKPTN
- a CDS encoding ABC transporter ATP-binding protein; amino-acid sequence: MDARVPVLELDDVSVVYDSVSGPVQAVSDVNLKVYQNEVVGLIGESGSGKSTMANAIMRLMKNNARLTKGTIRVNGRDVYSMSKKELRTFRWSEMAMVFQSAMTALNPVMTIEKQIVDTFRSHRPSMSYKEARERAVDLLKLVRIDQKYLSSYPHELSGGMRQRIVIAIAIALEPSLVIMDEPTTALDVVVQRSILNQIQELQKQRGFAILFISHDFSLVAEFAQRVAIMYAGRVVENTDAKTLQLGQEHHPYTEGLLRAIPRLTHEEVEIQGIPGHPPDLLHLPKGCAYHPRCPFAAEACKQVRPALHQLAHALVECHLYDEVKGGNMAWPSRQTLSKSTT
- a CDS encoding ABC transporter permease translates to MMTEPITSPTEPIAEPVAKRRKNANMLRMFFGNWKSLIGVILFLIFVVIAVFAPLIAPYNPLSTNFTQNLAPSAKHLLGTTTTGQDIFSQFIFGTRATLIVGVGAGLISTFIGLIFGVTGGYHGGWIDNILNFISNIFLVLPSLALLIVVESLVKSTTPLLNGLIIGLTGWAWGARVFRAQAMSLRGREFVTAAKLSGASSLRIMVTEIIPNMTSVIASNIIFAILGAILAESGLAFLGLESVNSVSWGTMLYWSQSGGALLNGAWYWFVPPGLGIALVGLSLVLMNFSIDQITNPRLRQEQGGKRRGRKSARIGA